CGCCGCTCCAATACGCTCACTGAGGCCGAACTCCGGCTGATGCGCCTGCTATGGCGGCTAGGCGAATGCTCCGTCCAGGATCTTGTCTCGGCCATGCCTGCTGATGCTCGGCTCGCCTACAACTCCGTCCTGACGACCATTCGCATCCTCGAATCCAAGGGCTACGTCGAGCACCGTCAGGATGGCCGCGCCTTCCTCTATACCGCAGTTGTCGCCGAGCACGATGCGCAGCAGAGCGAAGTGCGCCATGTGATCGGCCGCTTCTTTGAGAACAGCCGTGAAAAGCTGATGCTCGCGGTGCTGGGAGACGGCCAGGTCAGCGCAGAAGAATTGGCCCGGCTCAAGCAGGCCATTGCGGAAGCCGAGGCTGCGGCACGATCCACAGAGCAAGAGGTGCCCGGCCAATGACTGCCTCTCTCCTGAAACTGTCATCACTGCTCGCCACGACCTGGGCTGCCAGCCTGTGGGAAGGCGCCGCCTTCTCCCTCATCGGCTTTGCGCTATTGCGGCTGATGCCCCGTGCGTCCTCGGCGCTTCGCCATACACTGCTACTGGCTCTTTTTCTGCTTAGCGCAACGCTTCCCTGGCTTCCACTTCACCGTGGCACGGTTGACGGCGCAGCACCCCATGTACTCACGCTCTCCCAGTGGCTGGCGACCGCAATCGCCGCCGTCTGGCTGGCGGCCACAGGGATTCGCGCCACTCTACTGGTTATCGCCTGGAGGCATCTCCGCGACGTGCGCCGCTCTGCACAGCCACTCGCTCTTGACCTCCCTCTCACTACGCATCGCCGTCCGGTCGTGTGCACTTCCTCTACGGTCGAGTCGCCACTCATCGTTGGCTTCTTTCGCCCGGTGCTTCTGCTGCCCGAATGGCTCGTGCCTCAACTCAGCGATCGCGAACTTCGGCAGATCGTAGTGCATGAATGCGAGCACCTGCGCCGCGGTGACGACTGGACCAATCTGTTACTGCAGATCGGCCTGATGTTGTTCCCGTTGAATCCGGCGCTCACATGGCTGAATCGCCACATCGGCGTGCAGCGCGAACTCTCCTGCGATGCCGCCGTCGTTGCGGCAACTGCGCAGCCGCTGGCCTACGCGGCATCATTGACGCGGATTGCGGAGCAACACCTTGAGCGCAGCTCGCTGCGCCTGGCGCTGGCTGCATGGGGACGCCGCTCCGAACTTGCCCAGCGTGTTCATGCTTTGCTCAGGCAGTCAAAGAACTGGAAGCCGTGGCAGTCCGCGGTTGCCTCCATCGCCAGCGCAGTCCTCCTGCTCGCCATAGCTGCCGGTCTCTCCCGTGCGCCGCAGCTTGTTGCCGTCGAAGCACCTGTATCGGAATCGGCCGCTACAAGCTTGCCCGCGGTCCCGACATTGCCGTCCGCAGCTCCGGTTCGGTTTGTTCCCGCGTCATTTACAACAGACGCGCCGGCCCCAGCCACTCATAAACCCAGCCGCAAGCACACGCCTCTAAGACAAACCGCCGCACCAGAGCCGGGCAGCAATAGCACCAAAGTCAAGCGCGCTGAGATACAGCGAGTGGAACATGCTCCCAGGTTCCTCCGCACCGCCGCCGCAGGCGACACAATACTTTTGCAGAACTCTGACGGCAGCATCAGCACGCGTGAGCGTGTTGCTCCGGCTGTTGTCCTGACACCCGCGTGGCTCGCCGTGCCTGTACCGGACGGCTGGCTCGTCATTCAACTCTAGTCACACTCAACACAGGAGAAAACTCAAACCATGCCCGCAAAAACTAATTCATTAGTTACCAGCAAACTGACTCGCCGCATTGTCCTGCCCGGCATCCTCGCCTTGGGAGCCTCTGGTGCTGTCCTCATGGTTCACAAGCATGAGGTGCAAGCTGCGGCAGTCACCGCCTCTGCGCTCGAC
This genomic window from Terriglobus albidus contains:
- a CDS encoding BlaI/MecI/CopY family transcriptional regulator; protein product: MPPRRSNTLTEAELRLMRLLWRLGECSVQDLVSAMPADARLAYNSVLTTIRILESKGYVEHRQDGRAFLYTAVVAEHDAQQSEVRHVIGRFFENSREKLMLAVLGDGQVSAEELARLKQAIAEAEAAARSTEQEVPGQ
- a CDS encoding M56 family metallopeptidase, which encodes MTASLLKLSSLLATTWAASLWEGAAFSLIGFALLRLMPRASSALRHTLLLALFLLSATLPWLPLHRGTVDGAAPHVLTLSQWLATAIAAVWLAATGIRATLLVIAWRHLRDVRRSAQPLALDLPLTTHRRPVVCTSSTVESPLIVGFFRPVLLLPEWLVPQLSDRELRQIVVHECEHLRRGDDWTNLLLQIGLMLFPLNPALTWLNRHIGVQRELSCDAAVVAATAQPLAYAASLTRIAEQHLERSSLRLALAAWGRRSELAQRVHALLRQSKNWKPWQSAVASIASAVLLLAIAAGLSRAPQLVAVEAPVSESAATSLPAVPTLPSAAPVRFVPASFTTDAPAPATHKPSRKHTPLRQTAAPEPGSNSTKVKRAEIQRVEHAPRFLRTAAAGDTILLQNSDGSISTRERVAPAVVLTPAWLAVPVPDGWLVIQL